From Burkholderiales bacterium, a single genomic window includes:
- a CDS encoding 2-dehydropantoate 2-reductase: MKIAIVGCGAMGSVYAGLLAAGGHEVWAIDRWKEHIEAIRANGLRVQGASGDRTVRLRATTDPAEAGPCELLIIATKAMHVEQAARSAGPLLGPRTVVLSIQNGLGGPDAAAKVLGRERVVVGVVGGFGASIMAPGHAHHNGWELVRLGEFDGPVSPRLEQIAEVWRSGGFRVKCFDDIDQLVWEKLICNVCYSGVCTVLERRIIEVIEDPDAWHTASACAREAYAVARARGVKLDIDDPVEYVRAFGLKIPQARPSMLLDHLAGRMSEIDAINGAIPPAAEAVGLAAPWNSAISALVRARERGMGVRQ, translated from the coding sequence GGGCGATCGACCGCTGGAAGGAGCACATCGAAGCGATCCGCGCCAACGGCCTGCGCGTGCAAGGCGCCTCGGGAGACCGCACGGTCCGTCTGCGGGCGACAACCGACCCCGCTGAAGCCGGGCCGTGCGAACTGCTCATCATCGCCACCAAGGCCATGCATGTGGAGCAAGCCGCACGCTCGGCCGGACCATTGCTCGGCCCCCGCACGGTCGTGCTCTCGATCCAGAACGGACTGGGCGGCCCGGACGCGGCGGCCAAGGTCCTCGGCCGGGAACGTGTCGTCGTCGGCGTGGTGGGCGGTTTCGGGGCTTCGATCATGGCGCCCGGCCATGCCCACCACAACGGCTGGGAGCTGGTCCGGCTCGGCGAATTCGATGGCCCGGTCAGCCCTCGCCTGGAACAAATCGCCGAAGTCTGGCGCTCCGGCGGATTTCGCGTGAAGTGTTTCGACGACATCGATCAGCTCGTGTGGGAAAAGCTGATCTGCAACGTCTGCTACTCGGGCGTTTGCACAGTGCTCGAGCGCAGGATCATCGAGGTGATCGAAGACCCCGACGCCTGGCACACGGCTTCGGCCTGCGCCCGCGAAGCCTACGCAGTAGCCCGGGCGCGCGGGGTAAAACTCGACATCGACGATCCGGTCGAGTACGTGCGCGCCTTCGGGCTGAAGATTCCGCAGGCGCGCCCCTCGATGCTGCTCGACCACCTGGCCGGCCGGATGTCGGAGATCGATGCCATCAACGGGGCGATCCCTCCCGCGGCCGAGGCGGTCGGGCTGGCCGCCCCCTGGAACTCCGCGATCAGTGCGCTGGTGCGGGCCAGGGAGCGCGGGATGGGCGTGCGTCAATAG